One genomic segment of Salarias fasciatus chromosome 8, fSalaFa1.1, whole genome shotgun sequence includes these proteins:
- the prr35 gene encoding proline-rich protein 35: MSKDDTCKVTSASKHKERKPKKPHYIPRPWGKPYNYKCFQCPFTCMEKSHLYNHMKYSLCKNSLSLLIESDWPYKKGNILHPEQLRPFQQAHGLHGAAKEELEQAMRAEDKQGQRRSEEEEGEGRENHGADEEEDAGRGEGAEMSAMTKENGSRGDAAESAAKKTKQPESELLMADMLSLEDQLLRARSVEVEAQLRHYKLSKTCLTAPGLLSEQWRLLASSHTKAKAEGAQPRVGGSIPCYPPPPNLVDYQDPTGLNLSVLGVGYPISPSLFSYMNSAIPSAASGITAQTHAQLAQLPFLASAAQLMHPASSTHSDRPLIPPRLYYPFLYEHAFGPASSQSDAGKSLKASTNSLETSPLSGFQPKVNLWKVPALRPGTTVSPAGWASPQEDSSEPGYRVGDSVKATAKEGKAGWSLKRTAALRNPEGPPEKKPAAGFTLDLLKNIQAASTLNMTADKLLLQSSSQDPQQHSRSNEIWSNNPLASPKTETSSLSSYGGPNSQDSTGVRTTGEGASESVAALLSDLSKALQEYQEAERKISHLEKQDLPAQRHLWEHLNKIRSELSHIHQALERTARQSDGPLDLSVKRDATDSVSDQSAREEGSCKDTMTETEEEDEELDERKEEEDEDECERKVMKASLESRKQSLDMLIKMSQASVMSAEVLSPAGLGLRPSPAEALWPGRTTKCEADSSVLLCPDGRSVVFTDIPSSAKPPKRPPSIQRLETQCPPSPLTAADN, encoded by the exons ATGTCGAAAGACGACACCTGCAAAGTGACTTCGGCCAGCAAGCACAAAGAGCGCAAGCCAAAGAAGCCCCACTACATCCCGAGACCATGGGGGAAGCCCTACAACTACAAGTGCTTCCAGTGTCCCTTCACCTGCATGGAGAAGTCCCACCTGTACAACCACATGAAGTACAGCCTGTGCAAAAACTCCCTGTCTCTGCTCATAGAGTCAGACTGGCCCTATAAGAAAGGCAACATCCTGCACCCGGAGCAGCTGCGGCCCTTCCAGCAGGCGCACGGACTCCACGGCGCGGCgaaagaggagctggagcaggcgATGCGCGCCGAGGACAAGCAGGGGCAACgcaggtctgaggaggaggaaggtgagggCAGGGAAAACCACGGGgccgacgaggaggaggacgcagGACGCGGGGAGGGAGCGGAGATGAGCGCTATGACCAAAGAAAACGGCAGCAGAGGAGACGCGGCGGAATCGGCTGCCAAAAAGACCAAGCAGCCCGAATCGGAGCTGCTCATGGCCGACATGCTCTCGCTTGAAGATCAGCTTTTACGAGCTCGCTCCGTGGAGGTGGAGGCCCAGCTGAGGCACTACAAGCTCTCAAAGACGTGTCTGACGGCTCCGGGTCTGCTCTCCgagcagtggcggctgctggcgTCCAGCCACACCAAGGCCAAAGCAGAGGGCGCTCAGCCTCGAGTGGGAGGTTCAATCCCCTGCTACCCTCCGCCGCCAAACCTGGTGGACTACCAGGATCCCACCGGACTCAACCTGTCAGTGCTAGGCGTCGGTTACCCAATCAGCCCCAGCCTTTTCTCCTACATGAATTCAGCGATTCCCTCGGCAGCCTCCGGTATCACCGCCCAGACTCACGCGCAGCTCGCACAGCTCCCGTTCCTGGCGTCGGCCGCTCAGCTCATGCACCCGGCCTCCAGCACGCACTCGGACAGACCCCTCATCCCCCCTCGCCTCTACTACCCCTTCCTGTATGAGCACGCGTTCGGGCCCGCCTCAAGCCAGAGCGACGCCGGCAAATCTCTCAAGGCCTCAACAAACAGCCTGGAAACAAGTCCACTGTCTGGATTCCAGCCCAAAGTCAATCTGTGGAAAGTGCCTGCTCTGCGGCCAGGGACCACTGTCTCCCCGGCCGGGTGGGCGTCGCCTCAGGAGGACTCCTCCGAGCCGGGCTACAGGGTGGGGGACAGCGTGAAGGCCACTGCCAAGGAAGGAAAAGCAGGCTGGAGTCTCAAGAGGACGGCCGCACTGAGAAACCCCGAGGGACCCCCGGAGAAGAAACCCGCCGCGGGTTTCACTCTGGACCTCCTGAAAAACATCCAAGCTGCCTCGACTCTCAACATGACTGCAGACAAGCTTCTCCTCCAGAGCAG ttCCCAGGATCCTCAGCAGCACTCTCGGTCAAATGAAATATGGAGCAACAATCCTCTCGCCAGTCCAAAGACTGAGACATCTTCTCTTTCAAGCTACGGGGGGCCGAACAGCCAGGACTCGACGGGTGTCAGGACGACTGGGGAAGGAGCCTCTGAGTCGGTCGCCGCTCTCCTCAGCGACCTCTCCAAAGCTCTGCAGGAGTATCAGGAGGCCGAACGCAAAATCTCCCACCTGGAAAAGCAGGACCTTCCAGCCCAGCGGCACCTCTGGGAACACCTGAACAAAATCCGCAGTGAGCTCTCGCACATCCACCAGGCGCTGGAGCGGACGGCCCGCCAGAGCGACGGGCCGCTCGACCTGTCGGTCAAAAGGGACGCCACGGATTCCGTGAGCGACCAGAGCgcgagagaggagggaagctgTAAAGACACCATGAccgagacggaggaggaggacgaggagctggacgagaggaaggaggaggaagatgaggacgAGTGCGAGAGGAAGGTGATGAAGGCTTCGCTGGAAAGTCGGAAGCAGTCGCTGGACATGCTGATCAAGATGAGCCAGGCGTCGGTGATGAGCGCCGAGGTCCTCTCTCCGGCCGGTCTGGGCCTGAGACCCAGCCCGGCCGAGGCCCTGTGGCCCGGCAGAACCACCAAGTGTGAGGCGGACTCCAGCGTGCTGCTCTGCCCCGACGGCCGCTCGGTGGTGTTCACCGACATCCCCTCCTCCGCCAAGCCCCCGAAGAGGCCGCCGTCCATACAGCGGCTGGAGACCCAGTGTCCTCCGAGCCCTTTGACAGCGGCCGACAACTGA